Part of the Paenibacillus aurantius genome, GAATACCTTAGGGTCGCGAAAGTCCTGAAGCCCTTTCTCCGCCAGCACGGGATTCCCGGCGTACTTCGTCCAGCTGCGGCCGCGGTCCGTGCTGTAGGCGATGCTTTGGCACTCGCTTACCTCTCCCGTCTCCTCGTTCCTCCGGTGGTGGGTAAAGATGGCGACCAGACCCGAACCTCCGCCGAACAGCCCGCTGCTGTCCTGGCGATCGACCACGGCGCTTCCCGAGAAGATATAGCCGTTGTCATCCGGCGCCAACGCCACCGGAAGATGCTCCCAGCGGACGAGATCCCGGCTTACCGCATGCCCCCAGTGCATCGGGCCCCAGGTCGTTCCTCCCGGGTAATATTGATAGAACAGATGATATTCTCCTTCGTAATAAACCATCCCGTTCGGGTCGTTCATCCAGTTGGCTTCCGGCGTGAAATGAAACTGCGGCCGAAAAGGGTCCTTGTAAGCTTGAGTCAATGATTGTCCACACCTTTCTCCAGTCCGATCCCGATGTCCTGCCCGCCATGCGAGGAGCAGGAGTCCGCCAGGCATCCCAAGCCAAGTGGTCTCCCCCCTCGTCCTTAGCGGACCGACACCCGTCCTGCTGTCTCTCTTTTTGCCTTACTTTTTCTGAGCCTGCTTGTAGCGGTCCAGCCCCTTCTGGTAAATCTCCATCAGCTTGTCGAGGCCCATGTCCTTCACCTGCTTCACATAGGCGTCCCAGCTCTTGTCGACATTGCCGTCCACGAGGAACTTCGCCCGCTGGGTATTAACGAATTTAAGCAAATCAGGCTCGATTTTGTTGATTTGGTCCAATTCCTCCGGCAGGAAGAAGAGGCTCGGGTAATTTTCTTTTTCCATGAAAGGCTCGTAAACCTTCTCCAGGTCCTGCTTGCGCTGCTTTGCGCGCGGCTCCATCTCGACAATGCTCTGGAAGTCTTCCTTCGTGATGACGCCGGCGCCGTTCGGAGCCACCTGCTGGCGGTATTCGCCCATCGACTTCCCCCCAGGAACAGGCAGGTTGACCAGCTTGCCGTTCGCATCCTTCTTGTAAACCAGATCGATCGGGCCCCAATGGATCTGTGCCGCCATGTAAGGCTCATACTGCTGGTCAATCCAGCGCATCGTGACCTCCGGGTTCTTGTTCGCCTTCGTGATGACGAAGGTGCCTTTGGCCGGGCCGCCGCCGTTGCCGCGTCCGATCGTCTTCTTGCCGGCCGGTCCTGTCAAAGGAGGAACAAGAGCATAGTCCTTGGCCCGGTCGGGTCCGACGACTTCTTCAATCTCCCACCAGACGAAAGAGCCGAGTGTTTCGGCCGGGGTTTTGCCCTTGGCCAGATATTGCGGAGCCTGCTGCGTAAACGATTCGGGATCGATCAGCCCTTGTTTGTACCACTTCTCGTTGAAATAAGTTTGCGCTTCCTTGTATTCCGGCTGAATGGCTGTGAAGATCACCTTGCCGTTCCTCACGATCCGGTGCTCCGTATTGTCCGGCATTCCGAAGGCTCCGAACAGCCCTCCGATGTCCATGCACCAGCCCATATGCATGAAGCTGAGCGGAATTTCGTCGGCTTTGCCGTTGCCGTTCGGGTCCTTGGTCTTGAAGGCGACGAGGGCGTTGGTGTAGTCGTCGAGCGTCGTCGGCATGGGTAGGTTCAGCTTATCCAGCCAGGCTTTGTTAATGACGTGGAAGAACGGGTTCGTGCCGAGCTCGTTCTCCTCCCAGGAGGGAAGGCCGTAAATATGGCCGTCCGGCGCGGTGATCGCGGCCTTGATATCCGGCCTTTTCTCGAGCAGCTTCGTCAGGTTGGGCGCATAATCCGCAATCAGCTTCTCAAGGGGCTTGATCGTGCCGTCTTTGCCGTAGGTGACGAGCTCGTAGTCCGAGAAGTTCGCCCCATAGAAGGCATCGGGGAGATCGCCGCTTGCGAGCAGCAGATTCTTTTTCTCCGCGTAATCCGTGTCGGGAATGTTATTCCAGGAAATTTGCACGTTCGTAGCCTGCTCCAAGCGCTTGAAGATCTCCATTTGCCCGTATTCGGGGGCGAGAGGAGCCTTCGGGGCCACCAGCTTGAGGGTGACCTTGTCCTTGACGATCGGCAGTCCTTCCTTGTTGACCGCTGCCGCGGTATCCGGCGAAGCGGTGCCTTTGGTGCTGTCATCCGATTTGCTGCAGCCCGCAAGGGCCGTCGTCACTGTCAGCGCCATGCCGAGTGCAACCGTAAATCCTTTTCTCATGTTCGTGATCCCTCCGTTT contains:
- a CDS encoding ABC transporter substrate-binding protein — translated: MRKGFTVALGMALTVTTALAGCSKSDDSTKGTASPDTAAAVNKEGLPIVKDKVTLKLVAPKAPLAPEYGQMEIFKRLEQATNVQISWNNIPDTDYAEKKNLLLASGDLPDAFYGANFSDYELVTYGKDGTIKPLEKLIADYAPNLTKLLEKRPDIKAAITAPDGHIYGLPSWEENELGTNPFFHVINKAWLDKLNLPMPTTLDDYTNALVAFKTKDPNGNGKADEIPLSFMHMGWCMDIGGLFGAFGMPDNTEHRIVRNGKVIFTAIQPEYKEAQTYFNEKWYKQGLIDPESFTQQAPQYLAKGKTPAETLGSFVWWEIEEVVGPDRAKDYALVPPLTGPAGKKTIGRGNGGGPAKGTFVITKANKNPEVTMRWIDQQYEPYMAAQIHWGPIDLVYKKDANGKLVNLPVPGGKSMGEYRQQVAPNGAGVITKEDFQSIVEMEPRAKQRKQDLEKVYEPFMEKENYPSLFFLPEELDQINKIEPDLLKFVNTQRAKFLVDGNVDKSWDAYVKQVKDMGLDKLMEIYQKGLDRYKQAQKK